From a region of the Mytilus galloprovincialis chromosome 3, xbMytGall1.hap1.1, whole genome shotgun sequence genome:
- the LOC143069839 gene encoding uncharacterized protein LOC143069839: MKMANGSTSLVDATLLALETGDMAPLIKEELKCTIQSRRLAKGQHEMKVEFQEETKHELTEEERDKIVKRREQNRQAAQRFRDRKKNNSTTLCKKIQELEADNTQKSYEIRNLRAEKAKLQKMLYEHLLVCPSAKQSIKFEP; encoded by the exons ATGAAAATGGCAAACGGCAGCACCAGTTTGGTAGATGCAACACTTCTAGCATTGGAAACTGGTGACATGGCGCCACTGATAAAGGAAGAGCTGAAATGTACAATACAGTCAAGACGATTAGCCAAGGGACAACACGAAATGAAAGTAGAATTTCAAGAAGAAACAAAACATGAG CTTACAGAGGAAGAGCGGGATAAAATTGTTAAACGTCGTGAACAAAATAGACAGGCAGCACAAAGATTCCGAGATAGAaagaaaaataattcaacaactCTTTGCAAG AAAATACAAGAATTGGAAGCAGACAACACACAGAAGTCATATGAAATTAGGAATCTCCGTGCAGAAAAGGCAAAGTTACAGAAAATGCTGTATGAGCATCTCTTAGTTTGTCCTAGTGCGAAACAAAGTATCAAATTTGAACCATGA
- the LOC143069642 gene encoding uncharacterized protein LOC143069642, with translation MFKRNNFYKMLDNSYICDLEDNILVNMANGSNNLIDATLLALETGDMAPLIKEELKCTIQSRRLAKGQHEMKVEFPEETKHELREEERDKIVKRREQNRLAAQRFRDRKKNNSTSLCKKIQELEADNTQKSYEIRNLRAEKAKLQTMLYEHLLVCPSAKQSIKFEP, from the exons ATGTTCAAAAGAAACAAT ttttataaaatgcTGGATAATTCTTATATATGTGATTTGGAAGATAATATACTTGTAAACATGGCAAACGGCAGCAACAATTTGATAGATGCAACACTTCTAGCATTGGAAACCGGTGACATGGCGCCACTGATAAAGGAAGAGCTAAAATGTACAATACAGTCAAGACGATTAGCCAAGGGACAACACGAAATGAAAGTAGAATTTCCAGAAGAAACAAAACATGAG CTTAGAGAGGAAGAGCGAGATAAAATTGTTAAACGTCGTGAACAAAATAGACTGGCAGCTCAAAGATTTCGTGATAGAAAGAAAAATAATTCAACATCACTTTGCAAG AAAATACAAGAACTGGAAGCAGACAACACACAGAAATCATATGAAATTAGGAATCTCCGTGCAGAAAAGGCAAAGTTACAgacaatgttatatgaacatctCTTAGTTTGTCCTAGTGCAAAACAAAGTATCAAATTTGAGCCATGA